A section of the Mesorhizobium loti genome encodes:
- a CDS encoding HpcH/HpaI aldolase/citrate lyase family protein, producing MIAHSTPVAPLFVPADRPERFEKADRSGADAVIVDLEDAVAPAAKDGARSNLHHALRLQNPTFVRVNSQDSGWYHADLAAVRALGLRRICLPKAESVATLDAIVEILGEDVEIMALIETARGLEAAAALAAHPHVARLAFGPADFALDLGAAASDAIKAHALMRLAVASRAAGKALPLDGPSFEVADTTRLACECRQALNHGAGGKLCIHPAQTSDVIAAFRPSAEQLGWAQRVVDAAQDGAARLVDGKMIDAPIIAQARALLLRGRSQSGDAV from the coding sequence ATGATCGCGCACAGTACGCCTGTCGCGCCCTTGTTTGTGCCGGCCGACCGCCCCGAGCGTTTTGAAAAGGCGGACCGGTCTGGAGCCGACGCGGTCATTGTCGATCTCGAGGACGCTGTTGCGCCCGCCGCCAAGGATGGCGCCCGCTCGAACCTTCACCATGCCCTGAGATTGCAGAACCCCACCTTCGTGCGGGTGAACAGTCAAGACAGCGGCTGGTACCATGCCGACCTTGCCGCCGTCAGGGCATTAGGGCTTCGACGTATCTGCCTGCCAAAGGCGGAGTCGGTGGCAACGCTCGACGCGATCGTCGAGATCCTTGGTGAGGACGTCGAGATCATGGCGTTGATCGAGACCGCCAGAGGCCTGGAGGCGGCGGCGGCCCTGGCCGCCCACCCTCATGTCGCAAGATTGGCGTTTGGCCCCGCCGACTTCGCCCTGGACCTGGGTGCGGCAGCTTCCGACGCGATCAAAGCGCATGCCTTGATGCGGCTGGCCGTGGCAAGCAGAGCCGCCGGGAAGGCCCTGCCGTTGGACGGCCCGTCCTTCGAAGTCGCGGATACCACCAGGTTGGCCTGCGAATGCCGGCAAGCCTTGAATCATGGGGCCGGCGGGAAGCTTTGCATACACCCCGCCCAAACATCGGATGTCATCGCGGCCTTTCGGCCGAGCGCCGAGCAACTGGGCTGGGCGCAGCGTGTCGTCGACGCGGCCCAGGATGGCGCGGCGCGCCTTGTCGACGGCAAAATGATCGACGCTCCCATTATCGCCCAGGCCCGGGCGCTGCTCCTGCGGGGCCGTTCGCAATCCGGTGACGCTGTCTAA
- a CDS encoding CaiB/BaiF CoA transferase family protein — MPGALEGTTVISLEQAVAAPLATSRLADAGARVIKLERPEGDFARGYDDYVDGLSSYFIWNNRGKQSCTVDLKRPDDLALVESMLASADVFVQNLAPAATDRLGIGSADLRRRFPRLIVCDIGGYAPGTPDHDRKAYDLLIQAEAGLAGVTGSASSGPTRVGISISDIATGQGAYAAILEALIVRARTGEGAHLQVSLFDTLAEYMNVPYLARRYGGKEPRRLGLAHPSIAPYGLFRVSDGEILIAVQNEREWAVFCDSVLRQSSIATDPRFERNVLRIKNREPLDACVQALLASYTMATLCELLDRVRIAYGRVSTMADLAVHRSATKVPVETSVGLVELFAPPVTVNGRRPVLGRVPTLGEHDLALRREFGTAGRVDAKRIGNTAP; from the coding sequence ATGCCCGGCGCGCTGGAGGGAACGACCGTCATTTCGCTGGAGCAAGCCGTGGCCGCGCCCTTGGCGACGTCGCGGTTGGCTGACGCGGGCGCACGCGTCATCAAGCTCGAACGCCCCGAGGGTGACTTCGCGCGAGGCTATGACGACTACGTTGACGGCCTCTCCAGCTATTTCATCTGGAACAACCGCGGCAAGCAATCCTGCACCGTCGACCTGAAGCGGCCCGACGATCTCGCACTGGTCGAGTCCATGCTCGCTTCCGCCGATGTGTTCGTGCAGAACCTTGCGCCTGCCGCGACCGACAGGCTGGGCATCGGCAGCGCTGATCTCAGGAGGCGGTTTCCCAGGTTGATCGTCTGTGACATTGGCGGCTATGCGCCCGGAACACCCGACCATGATCGCAAAGCCTACGATCTGCTGATCCAGGCTGAAGCGGGTTTGGCGGGCGTAACGGGATCCGCTTCGTCGGGCCCGACCCGCGTCGGCATATCGATATCCGACATCGCCACGGGGCAGGGGGCCTACGCCGCGATCCTCGAAGCGCTGATCGTGCGCGCTCGAACCGGGGAAGGGGCTCACCTGCAGGTTTCGCTGTTCGACACGCTCGCCGAATACATGAACGTGCCCTATCTGGCGCGGCGCTACGGCGGCAAGGAGCCGCGACGGCTCGGCCTCGCCCACCCCTCGATCGCGCCCTATGGGCTGTTCAGGGTGAGCGACGGCGAAATCCTGATCGCCGTCCAGAATGAGCGCGAATGGGCGGTGTTCTGCGACAGTGTCCTGCGCCAGTCGTCGATCGCAACGGACCCAAGGTTCGAACGCAACGTCCTGCGCATCAAGAACCGCGAGCCGCTGGACGCATGCGTGCAGGCGCTGCTGGCGAGCTATACCATGGCTACACTATGCGAACTGCTGGACCGGGTCCGCATTGCATATGGGCGTGTCTCAACCATGGCGGATCTGGCGGTGCACCGCAGCGCGACCAAAGTCCCGGTCGAGACATCGGTGGGGCTGGTCGAGCTCTTTGCCCCACCTGTCACGGTCAACGGCCGGCGGCCGGTGCTTGGCAGGGTGCCAACGCTTGGCGAACACGACCTGGCCTTGCGGCGGGAGTTCGGCACTGCCGGCAGGGTGGATGCCAAACGGATAGGAAATACAGCGCCATGA
- a CDS encoding MmgE/PrpD family protein produces MSLTRNLTRLIREKPVTERDLEWASLFVLDTLACALGALPTEPARMLRTVAPPTQADTARKAFYLGGLSHILEMDDLHRDSVTHPGSVVIPAAWAVAHDLDLGGEAFLKAVLAGYEACCRIGMSVGKKHYRVWHNTSTCGPFGAAFAAAELIGLDDTKTVWALGNAGTQSSGLWEFLAEGAMSKHLHTARAAESGLLASLLAKEGFTGAENILEGEKGFYAGLCPDPIPEAVTSGPGRPWQLINTSIKPWPCCRHTHPAIDGAIALHHEIAGEAIARVQVGTYRAALDVCDRPSPEDPYSAKFSLQHTVAIALADGRVDQASFNADARQRMVGERGKVKVELAPGIEAAYPRSWGAEIVVETASGRRLSATRHDAKGDPDNPVTSAELSRKARAQLVEGGCSEGRADDLIRAILGLPDNRPVRSLGLVEIAGDARAPVRAARSA; encoded by the coding sequence ATGAGCTTGACCCGTAACCTGACCCGCCTGATCCGCGAAAAGCCGGTAACCGAACGCGACCTCGAATGGGCGTCGCTGTTCGTCCTTGATACGCTTGCCTGTGCCCTTGGCGCGCTGCCGACCGAGCCGGCCCGCATGCTCAGGACGGTCGCGCCGCCGACACAAGCGGACACCGCCCGCAAGGCGTTTTATCTGGGTGGTCTGTCCCATATCCTGGAGATGGACGATCTGCATCGGGATTCGGTGACCCATCCGGGCAGTGTCGTCATTCCCGCGGCCTGGGCGGTGGCTCATGACCTCGATCTTGGCGGCGAAGCTTTTCTCAAGGCAGTTCTCGCGGGATATGAGGCCTGTTGCCGAATAGGCATGTCCGTCGGCAAGAAGCATTACCGGGTCTGGCACAACACCTCGACCTGCGGTCCCTTCGGCGCCGCGTTTGCCGCGGCTGAACTTATTGGCCTCGACGATACCAAGACCGTGTGGGCGCTTGGCAATGCCGGCACGCAGTCGTCAGGGCTCTGGGAATTCCTGGCCGAAGGCGCCATGAGCAAGCATCTCCACACCGCCAGAGCCGCGGAATCAGGCCTTCTCGCCTCACTCCTGGCGAAGGAGGGATTCACCGGCGCGGAGAATATCCTCGAAGGTGAAAAGGGGTTTTACGCCGGCCTCTGTCCGGACCCGATCCCGGAGGCCGTGACAAGCGGCCCGGGGCGCCCGTGGCAGCTGATCAACACCTCGATCAAGCCTTGGCCTTGCTGCCGGCATACCCACCCCGCGATCGACGGCGCAATCGCCCTGCATCACGAGATCGCCGGCGAGGCCATCGCACGGGTTCAAGTCGGAACGTATCGTGCCGCCCTCGACGTGTGCGATCGCCCGAGCCCGGAAGATCCATACAGCGCCAAATTCTCGCTGCAGCACACGGTCGCGATAGCCTTGGCGGACGGCCGCGTCGACCAGGCCAGCTTTAATGCGGATGCACGGCAACGGATGGTCGGCGAACGCGGCAAGGTCAAGGTCGAACTCGCGCCCGGGATTGAAGCGGCTTATCCCAGGTCATGGGGAGCCGAGATCGTGGTGGAGACCGCTTCCGGGAGGCGCCTTTCGGCCACGCGCCACGACGCCAAGGGCGATCCCGACAATCCGGTGACGAGCGCCGAACTGTCTCGGAAGGCCCGCGCGCAGCTTGTCGAAGGCGGCTGCTCGGAAGGCCGTGCCGACGACCTGATCAGGGCCATCCTTGGCCTGCCCGATAACCGTCCCGTGCGCTCGCTGGGATTGGTTGAAATAGCTGGCGATGCGCGTGCCCCAGTCCGTGCCGCACGGAGCGCCTGA
- a CDS encoding LysR family transcriptional regulator — MRNLPHLTYLEAFEAAARHLSFTKAAEELNCTQGAISQRVRALEQFFARPLFHRRSNGLELTEVGTAYLPGIAEALDRAEAATEGLLGAQAQTSVTVSAPLSFVTLWLARHLVGFSAAHPRIEVRLNSTIWTDPNVELADLSILALDPLQPASGAVRLGRERLVLLCDPETGRRAEARPSADWFNAARLIHVQGRMQLLDLWAKKENIVIAPHKAPIKADNAAAALEVAACAGGITAVMSTYAAAYLASGRLVAPFGAGEILPVALHVVPNQHRRLSRSATLFVQWLSGEIPLHGEI, encoded by the coding sequence ATGCGCAATCTCCCGCATCTAACCTATCTCGAGGCCTTCGAAGCGGCGGCCCGGCATCTGAGCTTCACCAAGGCCGCCGAGGAATTGAATTGCACCCAGGGCGCAATCAGCCAACGGGTCCGGGCGCTGGAGCAGTTCTTCGCCAGGCCGCTCTTCCATCGGCGCAGCAACGGCTTGGAACTGACCGAGGTCGGCACCGCCTATCTGCCGGGAATAGCCGAGGCGCTGGATCGAGCCGAAGCGGCGACCGAGGGATTGCTCGGCGCGCAGGCGCAGACCAGCGTGACGGTTTCGGCCCCGCTCAGCTTCGTCACGCTGTGGCTCGCACGGCATCTGGTTGGTTTTTCCGCCGCCCATCCGAGGATCGAAGTCCGGCTGAACAGCACGATCTGGACCGACCCCAACGTGGAGCTGGCGGATCTGAGCATTCTTGCGCTCGATCCGCTGCAGCCGGCATCGGGCGCCGTGCGGCTGGGGCGAGAGCGGCTGGTGCTTCTCTGCGACCCCGAGACCGGCCGCCGGGCTGAAGCGAGGCCCAGTGCCGATTGGTTCAACGCCGCCCGGCTCATCCACGTGCAAGGCAGGATGCAGCTGCTGGATCTCTGGGCGAAGAAGGAGAACATCGTCATCGCGCCGCACAAGGCGCCGATCAAGGCCGACAATGCGGCGGCGGCATTGGAGGTTGCGGCATGCGCGGGCGGCATCACCGCGGTCATGTCGACTTATGCGGCGGCCTATCTGGCCTCGGGACGGTTGGTGGCGCCATTCGGCGCGGGGGAAATCCTGCCGGTTGCCTTGCATGTGGTTCCCAATCAGCACCGCCGCCTCTCGCGGTCGGCGACGCTGTTCGTGCAATGGCTGTCAGGGGAGATCCCGCTCCACGGCGAGATCTAG
- a CDS encoding FAS1-like dehydratase domain-containing protein, which yields MDATEQKPFAEWIGRQSESFDVVSERLVRSFKAVFEPNLAPSAAGQAPLGIHWCLSPAIAGMDQLGADGHPAKNLSLPPVPQPRRMWAGGELRVLDAFQVGDEVRRVSTIRDIVRKQGRSGELWFVAVGHDYHSDRGLVLSERQDIVYREAAMPGDGARSNNAPVAPTMIQPAGKVWSLVPSPTLLFRYSAITFNGHRIHYDLPYATKAEGYEGLVVHGPLQATLLLNLAASQGADLPLTFRYRGVAPAIADRELTFRAGMDGQRFWAQGGHGAVHMEADIDQGPAR from the coding sequence GTGGACGCGACCGAACAGAAGCCATTCGCGGAATGGATTGGCCGGCAGAGCGAGAGCTTCGATGTCGTTTCGGAACGCCTCGTGCGGAGTTTCAAGGCAGTTTTCGAACCCAATCTCGCACCTTCGGCCGCAGGCCAGGCGCCGCTTGGCATCCACTGGTGCCTGTCGCCGGCGATAGCCGGCATGGACCAGCTGGGTGCCGATGGCCATCCGGCCAAGAACCTGTCGCTGCCGCCCGTCCCGCAGCCGCGCCGCATGTGGGCGGGCGGTGAACTCCGGGTGCTTGATGCTTTCCAAGTTGGTGATGAGGTTCGCCGGGTCTCCACCATCCGCGACATCGTCCGCAAGCAAGGCCGGTCTGGTGAGCTGTGGTTTGTCGCTGTGGGCCACGACTATCACTCAGATCGTGGCCTGGTTCTGAGTGAACGGCAGGATATCGTTTACCGGGAGGCGGCCATGCCGGGGGACGGTGCTCGTTCCAACAATGCACCCGTGGCGCCGACGATGATCCAGCCCGCTGGAAAGGTATGGTCTCTCGTTCCGTCGCCCACGCTGCTCTTTCGCTATTCGGCCATCACTTTCAACGGTCACCGCATCCATTATGACCTGCCTTACGCGACGAAGGCGGAGGGATATGAAGGGCTGGTGGTCCACGGCCCCCTCCAGGCGACGCTGCTCCTGAATCTCGCGGCGTCCCAAGGCGCGGATTTACCCTTGACGTTTCGCTACCGGGGCGTTGCCCCGGCAATCGCGGACCGTGAACTGACCTTCAGGGCCGGCATGGATGGGCAGCGGTTCTGGGCGCAAGGCGGGCATGGCGCCGTGCACATGGAAGCCGATATCGACCAGGGACCGGCCCGATGA
- a CDS encoding acyl-CoA dehydrogenase family protein, with product MFKDFDNEDIREAVRRLCEQFPGEYWRKLDADRAYPVDFVNALTEAGYLATLIPEEYGGSGLTLSAAAAVLEEIQRAGCNGAACHAQMYVMGTVLRHGNASQKERYLPKIASGELRLQAFGVTEPTSGTDTTSIRTFARKEGDHYVVNGQKIWTSRAEYSDLMLLLARTTPKDQVAKRTDGLSVFILDMRDALQEGLSIRPIRTMMNHSTTEVFFDNVKVPAENLVGEEGKGFRYILSGMNAERILIAAECVGDAKWLINKASTYACDRNIFGRAIGANQGIQFPIAKAYANMRAAELMVREATRLYEAGLDCGAEANMAKMLAADASNEAANACVQTHGGFGFAEEYDVERKFRETRLYQVAPISTNLILSYLSEHVLGMPRSY from the coding sequence ATGTTCAAGGACTTTGACAACGAAGACATCCGCGAAGCCGTGCGTCGGCTCTGCGAGCAATTTCCGGGCGAATACTGGCGCAAGCTCGACGCGGACCGCGCCTACCCGGTGGATTTCGTCAACGCGCTGACGGAGGCTGGTTATCTCGCGACCTTGATCCCCGAGGAATATGGCGGGTCCGGCTTGACGCTGTCGGCCGCGGCCGCGGTGCTCGAGGAGATCCAGCGAGCCGGGTGCAACGGCGCCGCATGCCATGCGCAGATGTACGTCATGGGCACAGTCCTGCGGCATGGCAATGCGTCTCAAAAGGAGCGTTATCTTCCAAAGATCGCCTCCGGCGAATTGAGGCTGCAGGCGTTCGGCGTCACCGAGCCGACCAGCGGCACGGACACGACTTCGATCCGGACCTTCGCCCGCAAGGAGGGCGATCATTACGTCGTCAACGGCCAGAAGATCTGGACAAGCCGGGCGGAATATTCCGACCTCATGCTCCTGCTCGCGCGGACCACTCCCAAGGACCAGGTGGCCAAACGGACCGACGGTCTTTCAGTGTTCATCCTGGACATGCGGGACGCGCTTCAAGAGGGGCTGTCGATCCGGCCGATCCGCACGATGATGAACCACTCCACGACCGAGGTCTTTTTCGACAATGTCAAAGTCCCCGCCGAAAACCTGGTCGGAGAAGAGGGCAAGGGTTTCCGTTACATCCTGTCCGGGATGAATGCCGAGCGGATCCTGATCGCCGCCGAGTGCGTTGGCGACGCCAAGTGGCTGATCAACAAGGCTTCCACTTACGCCTGCGACCGCAACATCTTCGGCCGGGCCATCGGCGCCAACCAGGGCATCCAGTTTCCCATCGCCAAGGCCTATGCCAACATGCGCGCGGCCGAACTGATGGTACGCGAGGCGACGCGGCTCTACGAAGCCGGCCTCGACTGTGGTGCCGAGGCCAACATGGCCAAGATGCTCGCCGCCGATGCTTCGAATGAAGCCGCCAACGCATGTGTCCAGACCCATGGCGGCTTCGGCTTCGCCGAAGAGTATGATGTCGAGCGCAAGTTCCGCGAAACCCGGCTTTACCAGGTCGCGCCGATCTCGACGAACCTTATCCTGTCCTACCTTTCCGAGCACGTGCTCGGAATGCCACGTTCCTATTGA